In one Sandaracinaceae bacterium genomic region, the following are encoded:
- a CDS encoding Rieske 2Fe-2S domain-containing protein yields the protein MELCLLNAASLPIGHARAFTWPSDVRTGGGFLLHHHTGLVAFRNACPHWGVDLDMGMGGFYDAAIDRVFCRTHGALFVLPSGLCDRGPCVGDTLDALALRVDGADVWVSVPDAAPQHAD from the coding sequence ATGGAGCTGTGCCTTCTCAACGCCGCCTCGCTGCCCATTGGCCACGCGCGCGCGTTCACGTGGCCGAGCGACGTGCGGACGGGTGGTGGCTTCCTGCTGCACCACCACACCGGCTTGGTCGCGTTTCGCAACGCCTGCCCGCACTGGGGCGTGGACCTCGACATGGGCATGGGCGGCTTCTACGACGCGGCCATCGACCGCGTGTTCTGCCGCACGCACGGCGCGCTGTTCGTGCTGCCCTCGGGCCTGTGTGACCGCGGCCCGTGTGTGGGCGACACACTGGACGCGCTCGCGCTGCGGGTGGACGGGGCCGACGTGTGGGTCAGCGTGCCCGATGCGGCGCCACAGCACGCGGACTAA